In Mytilus trossulus isolate FHL-02 chromosome 6, PNRI_Mtr1.1.1.hap1, whole genome shotgun sequence, a single window of DNA contains:
- the LOC134721011 gene encoding uncharacterized protein LOC134721011 isoform X2, translated as MQETFGKNLKFTVLTFKDLTAKQINLVMEIACKQTEFHQQSDCFACVLASHGIEKPRTMKTPGLYYRDHCICGVDEDTVTTKSIIETITGTEALQDKPKMLFIQACRTKMDKTANESCIDKGHVLPVNIAVKENNPSIISDHADKVNRLSNSLFPTKIKSCASVTPGNLSQKEDIVEANILHKLGEMIGWSTDKSKDMMRVIYPPCSDDVLVVYSSASEKQSYGRDDKGGWMLISLHKAMKEQLRIQKKTNRIDVMDVLTFMTKEVSNSETFQTRFPEGTVNPKRKATIVFEHCLHRELYLYNSTD; from the exons ATGCAAGAAACATTTGGGAAGAATCTAAAGTTCACAGTTTTAACTTTCAAAGATTTGacagcaaaacaaataaatttggtTATGGAAATAG CCTGCAAACAAACTGAATTTCATCAACAATCAGATTGCTTTGCGTGTGTTCTTGCAAGCCATGGTATCGAAAAACCAAGAACTATGAAGACACCTGGGTTGTATTACAGAGATCATTGTATATGTGGAGTGGATGAAGATACAGTGACAACAAAAAGTATTATAGAAACAATCACAGGAACAGAAGCCTTGCAAGATAAACCGAAGATGCTTTTCATCCAG GCGTGTCGGACAAAGATGGATAAAACCGCGAATGAATCTTGTATAGACAAAGGACATGTTTTACCAGTTAATATTgctgtaaaagaaaataaccCAAGCATTATTTCAGATCATGCAGACAAAGTAAATAGACTCTCAAACTCTTTGTTTCcaacaaaaatcaaatcttGTGCCAGTGTTACCCCTGGAAACCTATCTCAAAAAGAGGACATTGTAGAAGCAAATATCCTCCATAAACTGGGTGAAATGATTGGTTGGAGCACAGATAAATCTAAGGATATGATGCGTGTTATATACCCACCGTGTAGTGATGATGTGTTAGTGGTGTATTCATCAGCTTCAG AAAAACAATCGTACGGAAGAGACGATAAAGGTGGTTGGATGCTCATTTCTCTACATAAAGCGATGAAAGAACAACTTCGcattcaaaagaaaacaaatcgcATCGATGTAATGGATGTTTTAACCTTTATGACAAAAGAAGTTTCAAATTCAGAGACTTTTCAGACAAGGTTTCCTGAAGGAACAGTTAACCCAAAACGTAAAGCTACAATTGTGTTTGAACACTGTTTACACAGAGAGCTATATCTTTATAACAGTACagattga
- the LOC134721011 gene encoding uncharacterized protein LOC134721011 isoform X1, translating to MALNVYTGKEVGSKQDVIDIFASVLKTASSKSKPTIPSDENEYDCSKRFRGLALIISNENFKTFTCRKYCDDEIRLMQETFGKNLKFTVLTFKDLTAKQINLVMEIACKQTEFHQQSDCFACVLASHGIEKPRTMKTPGLYYRDHCICGVDEDTVTTKSIIETITGTEALQDKPKMLFIQACRTKMDKTANESCIDKGHVLPVNIAVKENNPSIISDHADKVNRLSNSLFPTKIKSCASVTPGNLSQKEDIVEANILHKLGEMIGWSTDKSKDMMRVIYPPCSDDVLVVYSSASEKQSYGRDDKGGWMLISLHKAMKEQLRIQKKTNRIDVMDVLTFMTKEVSNSETFQTRFPEGTVNPKRKATIVFEHCLHRELYLYNSTD from the exons ATGGCGTTAAACGTATACACAGGGAAGGAAG ttggAAGTAAACAAGATGTGATAGACATTTTTGCTag tgTCCTGAAAACAGCATCTTCCAAATCAAAACCTACGATACCATCTGATGAAAACGAATATGATTGTAGCAAAAGGTTCAGGGGCCTAGCTTTAATAATAAGCAacgaaaatttcaaaacatttacctgTCGGAAATACTGTGATGACGAAATAAGATTGATGCAAGAAACATTTGGGAAGAATCTAAAGTTCACAGTTTTAACTTTCAAAGATTTGacagcaaaacaaataaatttggtTATGGAAATAG CCTGCAAACAAACTGAATTTCATCAACAATCAGATTGCTTTGCGTGTGTTCTTGCAAGCCATGGTATCGAAAAACCAAGAACTATGAAGACACCTGGGTTGTATTACAGAGATCATTGTATATGTGGAGTGGATGAAGATACAGTGACAACAAAAAGTATTATAGAAACAATCACAGGAACAGAAGCCTTGCAAGATAAACCGAAGATGCTTTTCATCCAG GCGTGTCGGACAAAGATGGATAAAACCGCGAATGAATCTTGTATAGACAAAGGACATGTTTTACCAGTTAATATTgctgtaaaagaaaataaccCAAGCATTATTTCAGATCATGCAGACAAAGTAAATAGACTCTCAAACTCTTTGTTTCcaacaaaaatcaaatcttGTGCCAGTGTTACCCCTGGAAACCTATCTCAAAAAGAGGACATTGTAGAAGCAAATATCCTCCATAAACTGGGTGAAATGATTGGTTGGAGCACAGATAAATCTAAGGATATGATGCGTGTTATATACCCACCGTGTAGTGATGATGTGTTAGTGGTGTATTCATCAGCTTCAG AAAAACAATCGTACGGAAGAGACGATAAAGGTGGTTGGATGCTCATTTCTCTACATAAAGCGATGAAAGAACAACTTCGcattcaaaagaaaacaaatcgcATCGATGTAATGGATGTTTTAACCTTTATGACAAAAGAAGTTTCAAATTCAGAGACTTTTCAGACAAGGTTTCCTGAAGGAACAGTTAACCCAAAACGTAAAGCTACAATTGTGTTTGAACACTGTTTACACAGAGAGCTATATCTTTATAACAGTACagattga